One stretch of Schlesneria sp. DSM 10557 DNA includes these proteins:
- a CDS encoding acyl carrier protein: MPSHDEIYEKVKATLIDALGVDDDDVTPASRLKADLGAESIDFLDIVFRLEKNFGIKIPRNELFPESLFAADSGFAENGKVTEKGLSELRTKLPHADSAAIDKLAQDPKVENVEDLFTVNMVVNFLASKLN; encoded by the coding sequence ATGCCATCTCACGACGAAATCTACGAAAAAGTAAAAGCGACACTGATCGACGCCCTGGGGGTCGATGACGACGATGTCACGCCCGCGTCACGCTTGAAAGCCGACCTGGGAGCGGAATCGATTGACTTCCTCGATATCGTCTTCCGTCTTGAAAAGAACTTCGGGATCAAGATTCCCCGCAACGAACTGTTCCCCGAAAGTCTGTTCGCCGCGGATTCCGGCTTCGCCGAAAACGGCAAAGTCACCGAAAAGGGTCTCAGCGAACTGCGAACCAAGCTGCCCCACGCAGACTCGGCCGCTATCGACAAGCTGGCTCAAGATCCCAAGGTCGAAAACGTCGAAGACCTGTTCACCGTCAACATGGTTGTGAACTTCCTCGCTTCGAAGCTGAACTAG
- the fabG gene encoding 3-oxoacyl-[acyl-carrier-protein] reductase — translation MNVSERVALVTGGSRGIGKAIVFALAKAGAKVAFVYQSNQEAADQIVTELTSQGHEVYAIKADVSQKSEADAAIENVVSKWGRLDILVNNAGIIRDKLVLAMSPEEWHEVINTNLSSVFNFCQAAIRPMMSNRFGRIVNMSSVAADFSNPGQANYAASKAGIEGFSRCLATEYAKRGITVNCVAPGFIETDMTVAVVNAAGDKVKNSIPVKRLGKPEDIANAVLFLASEESSYITGQVLKVDGGLTLGGMG, via the coding sequence ATGAATGTCTCTGAACGTGTCGCACTCGTTACTGGTGGAAGTCGCGGGATCGGAAAAGCAATCGTCTTCGCACTCGCCAAAGCCGGCGCGAAAGTGGCTTTCGTCTATCAGTCCAACCAGGAGGCCGCTGACCAGATCGTGACCGAGCTGACGTCGCAAGGTCATGAAGTGTACGCGATTAAGGCTGATGTCTCGCAAAAATCCGAAGCGGACGCCGCCATCGAGAATGTGGTGTCAAAATGGGGGCGTCTGGATATCCTCGTCAACAATGCGGGCATTATTCGCGACAAACTGGTGCTCGCGATGTCTCCCGAAGAATGGCATGAAGTCATCAATACGAATCTGTCGAGTGTCTTTAATTTTTGTCAGGCAGCAATACGTCCGATGATGAGTAACAGGTTTGGTCGAATTGTGAATATGTCGAGCGTCGCCGCTGACTTTTCCAATCCCGGCCAGGCCAACTATGCGGCGAGCAAGGCGGGGATCGAAGGATTTTCCCGTTGTCTCGCCACCGAGTACGCCAAGCGGGGCATTACAGTGAACTGTGTTGCTCCCGGATTCATCGAGACGGACATGACAGTCGCGGTTGTGAATGCTGCAGGAGACAAAGTAAAGAACTCCATTCCTGTCAAGCGATTGGGGAAGCCAGAAGATATCGCCAATGCGGTATTGTTTCTGGCGAGCGAAGAATCCAGCTACATCACAGGCCAGGTGTTGAAAGTCGATGGAGGACTGACACTTGGCGGTATGGGTTAA
- the fabF gene encoding beta-ketoacyl-ACP synthase II, translated as MRRRVVVTGIGAITPIGNTVEEMWKSLQEAKSGIGPITHFDASHFPTTFAAEVKNFDLKNYVDDPRRFEHCGLNIRFAIGAARQAVDDSGVLDSVDPSRFGIYLGAGEGQQDFARVMSLIAESQHDGHVDLEAFTRVGLTRLHAQQELEQEPNMPAGHLASLFDAQGPNLNCLTACAASSQAIGEATEIIRRGDADVMLSGGAHSMIHPFGVTGFNLLTALSTHNNEPQRASRPFDRDRDGFVLGEGAGMVILEELEHAKKRGARIYAELVGYGSTADAYRITDIHPEGRGAVACINMALRDAKLNAEDIQYINAHGTSTEVNDKVETAAIKTSFGPSAYKTPVSSIKSMMGHLIAAAGSVEAITCLLSMRDNVLPPTINYETPDPDCDLDYVPNQAREAQVRRTLSNSFGFGGQNCSLIFAEFES; from the coding sequence ATGAGACGGCGAGTTGTCGTCACCGGTATCGGAGCTATCACCCCGATCGGTAATACTGTCGAAGAGATGTGGAAGTCACTCCAGGAAGCCAAGAGCGGAATCGGTCCGATTACGCACTTTGATGCTTCGCACTTCCCGACGACATTCGCCGCCGAAGTCAAAAACTTCGACCTCAAGAACTACGTCGACGATCCGCGACGGTTCGAGCATTGCGGCCTGAACATCCGGTTCGCCATTGGCGCAGCCCGTCAAGCGGTCGATGATTCCGGTGTCCTCGACAGCGTCGACCCGTCACGGTTCGGAATCTATCTGGGTGCGGGCGAAGGTCAGCAGGATTTTGCCCGCGTGATGAGCCTTATTGCCGAGTCACAGCACGACGGTCATGTCGACCTCGAAGCGTTCACTCGCGTCGGTCTCACTCGTCTGCACGCGCAGCAGGAACTGGAGCAGGAACCGAACATGCCGGCAGGCCATCTGGCCAGTCTGTTCGATGCACAGGGACCGAACCTGAACTGTCTGACCGCTTGTGCGGCATCCAGTCAGGCGATTGGCGAAGCGACCGAAATCATTCGCCGTGGCGACGCAGACGTCATGCTTTCGGGCGGTGCCCACAGCATGATTCACCCCTTCGGTGTGACGGGCTTCAACCTGTTAACCGCGCTGTCGACTCACAACAACGAGCCTCAGCGTGCCTCGCGTCCCTTCGACCGCGACCGGGACGGTTTCGTGCTGGGTGAAGGTGCGGGGATGGTGATTCTCGAAGAGCTCGAACACGCGAAGAAGCGCGGCGCCCGGATCTATGCAGAACTGGTCGGCTACGGTTCCACGGCGGACGCCTACCGCATCACCGATATTCATCCTGAAGGTCGGGGTGCTGTCGCCTGCATTAATATGGCGTTGCGCGACGCCAAGCTGAATGCCGAAGATATTCAGTATATCAATGCTCACGGCACCAGCACAGAAGTTAATGATAAGGTCGAGACCGCGGCGATCAAAACATCGTTCGGTCCCTCCGCGTACAAGACGCCCGTTTCCAGCATCAAGAGCATGATGGGCCACCTGATCGCCGCTGCTGGAAGCGTTGAAGCGATCACCTGCCTGTTGTCGATGCGAGACAACGTCTTGCCACCGACAATCAACTATGAGACTCCCGACCCTGACTGCGATCTGGACTACGTCCCCAATCAGGCTCGCGAGGCTCAGGTCCGTCGTACATTGTCGAACAGCTTCGGATTCGGTGGTCAGAACTGCTCATTGATATTCGCGGAATTTGAGAGTTAG
- a CDS encoding Druantia anti-phage system protein DruA, whose product MRKTWPKTSGVVIRGRTLLQDELVLIRKLIRDNPTWGRTRISEAVCRALDWRQPNGRLKDRGCRVALLKLEMLGFLSLPPKKIDRGGQPPHIETNSNLDQTEIRQMPQVLELRLVESVRDSRLWNSLIANHHYLGLATPVGRLVRYLILGDGAILGAISFSDAAWSINGRDELLLEFGLNRQEIRSAVVSNNRFLILPHVQVRNLASRVLALATSQLLLDWKAKFMSTPQFFETFVDPRRFEGTCYRAANWTLVGKTKGFAKHGATHRNERLPKLLFMLGIGYNCQRFLRERFLEPSHRAA is encoded by the coding sequence ATGAGAAAGACTTGGCCAAAAACGAGCGGCGTCGTCATCCGTGGAAGAACACTTCTTCAGGATGAACTGGTGCTGATACGTAAGTTAATCCGAGACAATCCGACTTGGGGTCGTACGAGAATTTCTGAGGCGGTATGCCGGGCGTTGGATTGGAGACAGCCTAACGGTCGCCTCAAGGATCGAGGATGTCGCGTCGCACTCCTGAAATTGGAAATGCTCGGCTTCTTATCACTTCCGCCCAAAAAGATCGATCGAGGTGGACAGCCCCCCCACATAGAAACCAACTCCAACCTCGATCAAACTGAAATTCGTCAGATGCCTCAAGTGCTGGAATTAAGACTGGTCGAATCAGTCCGAGACTCGCGTCTGTGGAACTCTTTAATTGCCAACCATCATTATTTAGGGCTCGCTACGCCAGTCGGAAGGTTAGTCCGATACTTGATTCTGGGAGATGGTGCCATACTTGGCGCAATCTCTTTTTCGGATGCAGCCTGGAGTATCAATGGTAGAGATGAATTGCTTCTTGAATTTGGCCTAAATCGCCAGGAAATCAGATCGGCAGTCGTATCGAACAATCGTTTTTTGATCCTGCCGCATGTTCAAGTCCGGAATCTTGCCTCCAGAGTTTTAGCCCTTGCGACATCGCAATTGCTACTCGATTGGAAGGCAAAGTTCATGTCAACTCCTCAATTCTTTGAAACATTCGTTGATCCACGAAGATTTGAAGGAACGTGCTACCGCGCAGCGAACTGGACTCTCGTAGGAAAAACCAAGGGTTTCGCGAAGCATGGCGCGACCCACAGAAACGAAAGACTTCCTAAACTCCTCTTCATGCTTGGTATCGGCTACAATTGCCAACGCTTCTTACGCGAAAGGTTTCTGGAGCCGAGTCACCGTGCAGCATGA
- a CDS encoding UvrD-helicase domain-containing protein, with protein sequence MSDEAGRFAGKSPSFTPQQSDAIHRRGVSIALSAGAGCGKTFVLTQRFLAGLQPAGTSAESPIDLHQLVAITFTDRAAREMRNRIRAACHHQLQTCTADHVDHWLEILRGLDGARISTIHSFCTSLLRSQAVEAGLDPQFTVLEPALADTLLRRVARDTLHRLLEQGDEDAVAFTVQFGLERVREHLRAFTLQRFQIDFAAFSEVTPELLATQWLQKWQTDYVPRLVDNFRKAPLVERLREALSGSPSKNPTMIERIGILSTLLHPETHWANVEQTLADIRDQCRVQGGGGKKDWVSDERQEEAKLVLEKMRKAVDKLREQLEFDPQHVAISAELACRAVRLTQLTAAEYAAAKRAQGVLDFDDLLLHARDLLRDHEAVRQRVAAGIRLLMVDEFQDTDPVQADVVRSLCGAALTAGKLFMVGDRKQSIYRFRRADPTVFTSMSAELPPHGRLPLNVNFRSQPAVLNFVNHLFSAALEEYEPLDPFQKVQHSPTPAVEFLFAWYDVVEARQEDEESGASEALSAEEDEETRANAPQLRRREADWIARRIYALLDDPTPRIRSHARDAQGNPILRRTEPGDIVILFRALSNVQDYEAALRRYGLEYYLVGGKAFFAQQEVFDLLNLCRYLDDPDDLIGLVGVLRSPFFNLSDDAIQALATSSGSGAKGAEEVAAASQQLAAEGAGQGPGHASPSRNKPSLHHALQQEPPAFLPDDQKSRIRFANEVLSELRNLKDRIPLADLLNQGVERTGYDASLLAEFLGERKLANLRKLIDMARQFDRGNVYTLKDFVTRLQTSVLEESSEEFATTQPESGDVIRLMSIHQSKGLEFPVVIVADIDRKGPPRGGSAILHPELGPLIKQPEQFGRQVDNLGLKMYKLDEDEADAAETIRLFYVACTRAADYLILSAGIEPEKPAQSPWRILLESRFDVSTGLLKMDPLLGTSEFGTGGRDTVPEVFIHREACQVPRFHLHHEKHIAVGEIPGRVLHAEPGEFPVTSRVYGPDRNDLAVLSVSRLEEIDATLRAPHQITPHPGQERGQERERGQDAESFMDPDQATALGTLVHAVLEVAHFDEPDGWEELLTRAVQRSPDAIPQRVVRQAEMMLTKFFSSPLAQELAGYKSTQREVEFFLPWPSNLKEDRPKEGKSEAAEAGARPVPRPDPMIAGVIDLLIQADQGWHVIDYKTGEFPLEVPVEQLLAPYEIQMGLYAYAVQQWFGVRPHEVSLVVFRPQVRRITLEWSDTRWAKVQQRVSAAFNSLQTTPQDNQSPHFEAR encoded by the coding sequence ATGAGTGACGAAGCTGGTCGATTCGCGGGAAAATCCCCCTCGTTCACCCCCCAACAAAGTGATGCCATTCACCGCCGCGGGGTTTCCATTGCCCTTTCCGCGGGGGCCGGATGCGGTAAGACATTCGTGCTGACACAGCGGTTTCTGGCAGGGCTGCAGCCCGCGGGGACCAGTGCCGAATCGCCCATCGATCTGCATCAACTGGTGGCCATCACCTTCACCGATCGCGCCGCTCGCGAAATGCGAAATCGGATTCGTGCAGCCTGTCATCATCAATTGCAAACCTGCACGGCCGATCACGTCGACCATTGGCTGGAAATTTTGCGAGGGCTGGATGGGGCACGCATCAGCACGATTCACTCGTTCTGCACCAGTCTCTTGCGGTCGCAAGCCGTCGAAGCGGGACTCGATCCGCAGTTCACAGTCCTCGAACCGGCCCTGGCCGACACGCTGCTGCGACGCGTCGCCCGGGATACCCTCCACCGACTGCTGGAGCAGGGGGATGAGGATGCCGTCGCGTTCACTGTGCAGTTCGGTCTCGAACGGGTTCGGGAGCATCTGCGAGCTTTCACCCTGCAGCGTTTCCAGATAGATTTTGCGGCTTTCAGCGAGGTCACGCCCGAGTTACTAGCAACCCAGTGGTTGCAGAAGTGGCAGACTGATTATGTGCCCCGCCTGGTCGACAACTTCCGAAAAGCCCCTCTGGTAGAGCGGTTGCGGGAAGCCTTATCCGGATCGCCGTCAAAGAACCCGACGATGATTGAGCGGATTGGCATCCTGAGCACGCTGCTGCATCCCGAAACCCACTGGGCCAATGTCGAGCAAACGCTGGCAGACATTCGTGATCAGTGCCGCGTCCAGGGAGGGGGCGGGAAAAAGGACTGGGTCTCGGACGAGCGGCAGGAAGAGGCCAAATTAGTCCTGGAGAAAATGCGCAAGGCTGTCGACAAGTTGCGGGAGCAACTGGAATTTGACCCGCAGCACGTCGCCATCTCTGCGGAACTGGCCTGCCGTGCCGTCCGTCTGACCCAACTGACCGCCGCCGAGTACGCCGCTGCCAAACGGGCTCAGGGAGTGCTCGACTTCGACGATCTGCTGCTGCATGCACGGGATCTGCTTCGTGATCACGAAGCCGTGCGTCAGCGAGTCGCTGCGGGGATTCGGCTGTTGATGGTCGATGAGTTTCAAGACACCGATCCCGTTCAGGCGGATGTCGTTCGCAGCCTGTGCGGTGCCGCATTGACCGCCGGTAAATTGTTCATGGTCGGTGACCGCAAGCAGTCGATCTACCGCTTCCGCCGGGCCGACCCGACCGTCTTCACTTCGATGAGTGCCGAGCTCCCCCCGCACGGGCGGTTGCCCCTCAATGTGAACTTTCGCAGTCAGCCTGCGGTGCTGAATTTCGTGAATCACCTCTTTTCTGCGGCACTGGAGGAGTACGAGCCGCTCGACCCGTTCCAGAAGGTCCAGCATTCGCCGACACCAGCAGTCGAGTTTCTCTTCGCCTGGTACGATGTCGTCGAGGCCCGTCAGGAGGACGAGGAATCGGGTGCCAGCGAAGCGTTGTCGGCAGAGGAGGACGAGGAGACGCGCGCGAACGCTCCCCAGTTGCGCAGACGGGAGGCAGACTGGATCGCGCGGCGAATCTATGCCTTGCTGGACGACCCTACGCCACGGATTCGAAGTCATGCCAGGGACGCGCAGGGGAATCCGATTCTTCGCCGGACCGAACCGGGTGATATCGTCATCCTGTTTCGCGCCCTGTCGAACGTCCAGGACTACGAAGCGGCTCTCCGTCGTTATGGACTCGAATACTACCTCGTCGGCGGCAAAGCGTTTTTCGCGCAGCAGGAAGTCTTCGACCTGTTGAATCTGTGTCGTTATCTCGATGATCCTGATGATCTCATCGGGCTGGTCGGCGTGCTCCGGTCGCCGTTCTTCAATCTGAGCGACGACGCGATCCAGGCACTGGCCACCAGTTCGGGCTCCGGGGCGAAAGGGGCAGAGGAGGTTGCTGCCGCCTCGCAACAGCTTGCCGCAGAGGGAGCAGGGCAGGGGCCAGGTCACGCTTCCCCGTCCCGAAACAAACCCTCGCTTCACCACGCCCTGCAGCAGGAACCACCGGCATTTCTACCCGACGATCAGAAATCCCGGATTCGGTTTGCAAACGAAGTTCTGAGCGAACTTCGAAATCTGAAGGATCGAATTCCGCTTGCCGATCTGCTGAACCAGGGGGTTGAGCGGACCGGTTACGACGCTTCGCTGCTGGCCGAGTTTCTGGGGGAACGTAAGCTCGCCAATCTGCGAAAGCTGATCGACATGGCGCGGCAGTTCGATCGTGGTAATGTTTACACCCTTAAGGATTTCGTCACCCGTCTGCAGACTTCGGTGCTGGAAGAGTCGAGTGAGGAATTTGCCACCACGCAGCCCGAGTCGGGAGATGTCATTCGGTTGATGTCGATCCATCAATCCAAGGGGCTGGAGTTTCCCGTGGTGATCGTGGCCGACATCGATCGGAAGGGGCCACCGCGAGGTGGCTCAGCCATCCTGCACCCTGAACTGGGGCCACTGATCAAGCAGCCGGAACAATTCGGACGTCAGGTCGATAACCTCGGCCTGAAGATGTACAAGCTGGACGAGGATGAAGCGGATGCGGCGGAGACGATTCGCCTGTTTTACGTCGCCTGCACGCGAGCGGCCGACTACCTGATTCTGTCCGCCGGAATCGAGCCTGAGAAACCCGCTCAATCCCCGTGGCGAATCCTGCTTGAGTCCCGCTTTGATGTCAGTACCGGGCTGCTGAAAATGGATCCCCTGCTGGGGACTTCGGAGTTTGGGACCGGAGGACGCGACACCGTTCCGGAAGTCTTCATTCATCGTGAAGCGTGTCAGGTGCCTCGCTTCCATCTGCATCACGAAAAACACATCGCGGTCGGAGAAATTCCCGGACGTGTGCTGCACGCAGAGCCCGGCGAGTTCCCCGTCACCTCCCGCGTGTATGGACCGGATCGAAACGATCTGGCGGTTCTCAGCGTGTCACGTCTCGAAGAGATCGACGCGACGCTACGGGCACCTCACCAGATCACGCCGCATCCGGGACAGGAAAGAGGGCAGGAACGGGAACGGGGACAGGATGCCGAATCGTTCATGGATCCCGATCAGGCGACGGCTCTGGGAACGCTGGTTCACGCCGTGCTGGAAGTGGCCCACTTTGACGAGCCGGACGGCTGGGAAGAATTGCTGACCCGGGCCGTGCAGCGGAGCCCCGATGCGATCCCACAAAGAGTCGTTCGTCAGGCCGAGATGATGCTGACGAAATTTTTCAGTTCACCACTGGCGCAGGAACTCGCCGGCTACAAATCAACTCAGCGAGAGGTCGAATTCTTCCTCCCCTGGCCATCGAACCTGAAGGAGGACAGGCCCAAGGAGGGCAAGTCCGAGGCTGCGGAGGCCGGTGCGCGGCCTGTTCCGCGACCCGATCCGATGATTGCCGGTGTCATCGATCTGCTAATTCAGGCCGATCAGGGCTGGCACGTCATCGACTACAAGACAGGAGAATTTCCGCTCGAGGTCCCAGTCGAACAACTGCTGGCCCCGTATGAAATCCAGATGGGGCTGTACGCCTACGCCGTGCAGCAATGGTTCGGAGTACGACCGCACGAAGTGTCACTCGTCGTATTCCGACCCCAAGTTCGCCGAATCACCCTCGAATGGTCCGACACCCGCTGGGCCAAGGTCCAGCAGCGCGTCAGCGCAGCATTCAACTCCCTCCAAACAACACCCCAAGACAACCAGTCGCCCCACTTCGAGGCTCGTTAG
- a CDS encoding 3-hydroxyacyl-ACP dehydratase FabZ family protein — MRFLLIDRITELEPQKSITALKNLSLAEEYLADHFPGFPVMPGVLMLETLIQAGGWLMRHADNFAYSTVMLKEVRAIRYNNFVTPGNTLIVKMAVRKQAGTTWEFNGSGTVNGDSAVSAKLTLEAFNLRDQNPSLADSDALRIQTYRDIFQQIWTPPQA; from the coding sequence ATGCGATTTTTGCTGATTGACCGCATTACGGAGTTGGAACCGCAGAAGTCCATCACGGCACTCAAAAACCTGTCCTTGGCCGAGGAATACCTGGCGGATCACTTTCCCGGGTTTCCCGTCATGCCAGGCGTGCTGATGCTGGAGACGCTGATTCAGGCTGGCGGCTGGCTGATGAGGCACGCGGACAATTTTGCTTACAGCACCGTCATGCTGAAGGAAGTGCGTGCCATCCGTTACAATAACTTTGTGACCCCGGGAAACACGTTGATCGTGAAGATGGCGGTCCGCAAGCAGGCAGGCACAACCTGGGAGTTTAACGGGTCCGGAACGGTGAACGGTGATTCGGCGGTCTCCGCGAAGCTCACCCTCGAAGCATTTAATCTGCGTGATCAAAATCCATCACTGGCAGACTCTGATGCGCTTCGAATTCAAACTTACCGGGACATATTTCAACAGATCTGGACACCCCCGCAAGCCTGA
- a CDS encoding transposase — protein MSLGKRESESQREFWLETDRLATGPGHVFYDKLNRLLREHGFDLFVEQLCQPHYKSGGRPSIPPGVYFRMLMIGYLEGIDSQRGIAWRCEDSLALRRFLGISLSEETPDHSSLTRIRDRLPLSVHEEVFQYILFVIEEQGLLKARTVGVDSTYLEANAAMKSIIRKDTGEDWKEYLKRLMKEEGLLGEGDDDPTDEELRRFDQQRAKRGKKKVSNAEWASRTDPSSKIVKMKDGRTHLGYKAEHVIDLESEVILSATVYTGTEGDSQTLLASVLTAQTHLEQSGSSLKIEEVVADKGYHTNEQLAGAEEMDLRTYIPKPKSRYRRRWKDKPVEQHRAVANNRRRMTRAKGKSLQRARSEKVERSFAHVCRTGGSRRTWLRGLAKINKRYLMVAATRNLGILMLKLFGMGKPRTLHTARGRISAIIPVYSSLKIALWSHHRRHFPLPATCMAF, from the coding sequence GTGTCGCTGGGGAAGCGTGAATCAGAGAGTCAACGGGAATTCTGGCTGGAGACGGATCGTCTGGCGACCGGTCCAGGACATGTGTTTTACGACAAACTCAATCGCTTGCTGCGTGAACACGGGTTTGATCTGTTCGTCGAGCAGTTGTGCCAGCCGCACTACAAGAGTGGTGGCCGCCCTTCGATTCCTCCAGGCGTCTACTTTCGAATGCTGATGATTGGCTATCTGGAAGGGATCGACTCTCAGCGGGGAATCGCCTGGCGGTGCGAAGACTCCTTGGCGCTGCGGCGTTTTCTGGGAATCAGCCTGTCGGAAGAGACTCCTGACCACAGCAGTCTGACTCGTATCCGTGATCGGTTACCGCTGTCGGTTCACGAGGAAGTCTTTCAGTACATCCTGTTTGTGATCGAGGAACAGGGCCTACTGAAGGCCAGGACGGTCGGAGTGGACTCAACGTACCTGGAAGCCAACGCGGCGATGAAGTCCATTATCCGCAAAGATACGGGGGAAGACTGGAAGGAGTACCTGAAGCGGTTGATGAAGGAAGAGGGCCTGCTGGGAGAGGGAGATGACGACCCGACGGATGAGGAACTGCGGCGGTTCGACCAGCAGCGAGCGAAACGAGGAAAGAAGAAGGTCTCCAACGCCGAATGGGCCTCACGTACCGATCCTTCCAGTAAAATTGTGAAGATGAAGGACGGGCGCACTCACCTGGGCTACAAGGCCGAGCACGTCATTGATCTGGAGAGTGAAGTCATCCTGTCCGCGACCGTTTACACGGGAACGGAAGGGGATTCGCAGACATTACTGGCGAGCGTTCTGACGGCTCAAACACACTTGGAACAGAGCGGAAGTTCCCTGAAGATTGAAGAGGTGGTGGCTGACAAGGGGTATCACACGAACGAGCAGTTAGCCGGGGCAGAGGAGATGGACCTGCGGACCTATATCCCCAAGCCGAAGTCCCGTTACCGCCGTCGCTGGAAAGACAAACCTGTCGAGCAGCATAGGGCGGTGGCAAACAACCGCCGCCGGATGACTCGGGCGAAGGGAAAGAGCTTGCAGCGTGCTCGCAGCGAGAAGGTGGAGCGAAGTTTTGCCCACGTCTGTCGGACCGGGGGATCTCGAAGGACATGGCTACGAGGCCTGGCCAAGATCAACAAACGCTATCTGATGGTGGCTGCCACCCGGAATCTGGGAATCTTGATGCTCAAGCTGTTCGGAATGGGCAAACCGAGGACGCTGCACACGGCCAGGGGCCGTATTTCGGCCATTATTCCGGTCTATAGTTCACTCAAAATCGCTCTCTGGAGCCATCATCGGCGACACTTCCCTCTACCGGCTACTTGCATGGCCTTCTGA
- a CDS encoding CFI-box-CTERM domain-containing protein, producing MPTYRLPAKHFAPLGRVFFTMLRQLSRSEIQEIEVGELLSAVPVIRYRSESDGRLLHARGKLERTQAGTAIFNQPRRPITIQVGFIQENFPPNNADQLILADIAPRIQASHTVRDDTYELVFIEDLSHSPPIKRPYITFPGHPTLTGEHLTRVFFNGDEVHIVLENNTIIGDYTRSLEDEGIKRDFRPKNERTRVVKIGTLLDLNTNKQYRVIEGYFKIAKAKREHIDCDPGDQYCDSERCNVDISYESGEIEVPDGTSEEAAIQEACEAKEREVGDFEWDEVKVVWTREKGSDSGSRNFPKGAGRCVDDAVSIGGTCQCYVVTATYGESQILDVYRSFRDNTLSRSGFGQRFIRWYYCNGPKLASACKSSRLFHLASRIVIYVIYLGLRPFYHRKLK from the coding sequence ATGCCAACCTACCGACTTCCTGCCAAACACTTTGCGCCGCTTGGCAGAGTGTTCTTTACAATGTTGCGCCAGCTCAGCAGGAGTGAGATCCAGGAGATTGAGGTTGGTGAGCTGCTTTCGGCGGTCCCAGTAATCAGATACCGGAGTGAATCGGATGGGAGGCTGCTCCACGCACGAGGAAAGCTGGAACGAACCCAAGCCGGCACAGCCATCTTTAACCAGCCACGCAGGCCAATTACTATCCAAGTCGGGTTTATCCAGGAGAACTTCCCACCTAATAATGCAGACCAGCTTATTCTCGCTGACATCGCGCCTCGCATTCAGGCATCTCATACGGTGAGGGATGACACATACGAACTCGTCTTCATTGAGGACCTGTCGCACAGTCCGCCCATAAAGAGGCCATATATTACGTTCCCCGGCCACCCGACTCTCACAGGCGAACACCTCACGCGAGTGTTTTTCAACGGCGACGAAGTGCATATAGTATTGGAGAACAACACGATCATCGGTGATTACACGAGATCTCTGGAAGACGAGGGGATTAAGAGAGACTTCAGGCCGAAAAACGAACGAACCCGCGTGGTGAAGATCGGTACATTGCTGGATCTCAACACAAACAAGCAGTATCGAGTAATCGAGGGTTACTTCAAGATTGCGAAGGCGAAGCGCGAGCATATCGATTGCGATCCGGGCGACCAATACTGTGATTCCGAGCGGTGCAACGTCGATATATCTTACGAGTCAGGCGAAATCGAAGTGCCGGATGGAACTTCCGAGGAGGCTGCAATCCAGGAAGCTTGCGAGGCGAAGGAACGCGAAGTTGGTGACTTCGAATGGGATGAAGTGAAAGTAGTATGGACTAGGGAGAAGGGGAGTGATAGTGGTTCCCGTAACTTTCCTAAGGGAGCAGGTAGGTGCGTAGATGACGCAGTGTCCATAGGTGGGACCTGCCAGTGCTACGTTGTCACTGCCACATACGGCGAGTCGCAGATTCTCGATGTTTATCGCTCCTTCCGCGATAACACACTTTCTCGAAGCGGCTTCGGCCAACGATTCATTCGCTGGTACTACTGCAACGGCCCTAAACTGGCATCTGCCTGCAAGAGTTCAAGATTATTTCACCTCGCTTCCCGCATTGTCATCTACGTAATCTACTTGGGGTTGCGGCCCTTTTATCATCGAAAACTAAAGTGA
- a CDS encoding 3-hydroxyacyl-ACP dehydratase FabZ family protein, translated as MRWIWIDRFVEFADGSHAKAIKNITLAEDHLHDHFPGFPVMPPSLMLEGMAQTGGILLGKVNDFNKVVILAKVPRMTYHSWAIPGDTLTYTAKLIDVRDEGGMVEATAHVGDRLVAEGEIVFAHVNENVAGGVRIDQKNFVFSMRLLGVMDVGKAGDGAKEDPTSGNP; from the coding sequence ATGCGCTGGATCTGGATTGACCGGTTTGTTGAATTTGCAGATGGCTCTCACGCCAAAGCGATCAAGAACATCACTTTGGCGGAAGATCATTTGCACGACCACTTTCCGGGCTTTCCCGTGATGCCTCCGTCACTGATGCTGGAAGGAATGGCACAGACCGGTGGCATCCTTCTCGGAAAAGTGAATGATTTCAACAAGGTTGTCATTCTGGCGAAGGTGCCAAGAATGACATACCACAGCTGGGCCATTCCCGGCGACACCCTGACCTATACCGCCAAGTTGATCGATGTGCGGGACGAAGGGGGCATGGTCGAAGCGACAGCCCACGTCGGCGATCGACTGGTGGCGGAAGGCGAAATCGTCTTCGCTCATGTCAACGAGAATGTCGCTGGCGGAGTCCGAATCGATCAGAAGAATTTCGTATTTTCCATGCGATTGCTGGGAGTGATGGATGTTGGAAAAGCGGGTGACGGAGCCAAAGAAGATCCCACGTCAGGGAATCCGTAA